One genomic segment of Melitaea cinxia chromosome 19, ilMelCinx1.1, whole genome shotgun sequence includes these proteins:
- the LOC123662782 gene encoding uncharacterized protein LOC123662782 yields the protein MSKRALLLCNLARQGIYASSSEKQVLSKEDCSEIDHKGCEVVPHQDNSNNNEKDLKVLQWLNDNQRTDNVEETTEQVKKRTDNVDGTTEQVKERTDSVEETIGGVKEKTDNVKEIINYVKEGNSTGETSQSGQNNTETSSESNGSDFSGTDSDRDKDFVPDKGLKRKLIPSSNSSSSSSSSSSTTSSSSDSESAKSTNLPETPNQTNTQLLDAQEPPPIVQQIATQDSNNELNTEMRYQFECEFQNTPVATKAKKKARNPAAWKQNKRKALKNTGQEHTNSSGKVIPAKKMGPPCTEKCLFSCSKRISIEDRQKLFAGYWELGCLTRQRDYIASCITTLASDYRRLKTNPKFARKPNSCFHLPINGDKVRVCKTFLLSTLAITPRYLRHIIDKRTATGTVPPDRRGTLTKKRIDTEIHESVRSHINSIPRIESHYLRAQTTRQYIDGQYTVAELHRLYCEDRKANDKPCASYDFYNRVFNHEFNLSFFTPKKDQCDQCVSYHNLSKPEQLKKEVEYKLHLKEKTLSREEKDADMKLLKELGHNNLIVAIYDLQAVLPVPIGNSSAFFYKSKLNCYNFTVTDFKEKKTSCFFWHEGLGNRGVNEIGSCVYIFLEELAQKHPNCDVIFYSDNCCGQQKNKFMINLYYYAVNKLQINSIQHKFLIRGHTQSAADNAHSVIEKAVKRAKKSGPIYVPAQYCQLIRSAKKTGNPFYLKEMNFTDFYNLKSLTEDISLNLTKAKNGQAIKVTEISQLKFIKESDVYYFKTSYEGNWIEVNRTQTVTRSTRVQQPHEVTLKQAYESKIPLTARKKADIQNLIDTNIIPKVYETIYNTIF from the exons ATGTCTAAACGAGCTTTGCTACTCTGTAATCTTGCGCGTCAAGGAATATATGCTTCATCCAGTGAAAAACAAGTATTGAGTAAGGAAGACTGCTCTGAAATAGATCATAAAGGTTGCGAGGTGGTACCTCATCAAGATAATAGCAATAACAACGAAAAAG atctcAAAGTATTACAATGGCTTAATGACAACCAAAGAACAGATAATGTCGAAGAAACCACAGAACAGGTCAAAAAAAGAACTGACAATGTTGATGGAACTACAGAACAGGTTAAAGAAAGAACAGATAGTGTTGAAGAAACTATAGGCGGGGTCAAAGAAAAAACAGATAatgttaaagaaataattaattatgtcaAAGAGGGAAATTCAACAGGAGAAACATCTCAGTCAGGACAGA ATAACACAGAAACCAGTTCCGAAAGTAATGGATCTGATTTTTCTGGAACAGATAGCGATAGAGATAAAGATTTCGTACCCGATAAAGGTCTTAAAAGGAAACTAATTCCATCGTCAAACTCTTCTTCGTCATCAAGCTCAAGTTCGAGTACGACATCTTCGAGCTCAGATTCAGAATCAGCCAAATCGACAAACTTACCTGAAACCCCAAACCAAACAAATACACAGTTGCTTGATGCCCAGGAACCACCTCCGATCGTGCAACAAATCGCTACTCAAGACTCTAACAATGAATTAAATACGGAGATGAGATATCAGTTTGAATGTGAATTTCAAAATACACCTGTTGCGACTAAAGCTAAAAAGAAAGCCCGAAATCCTGCTGCCTGGAAGCAAAATAAACGTAAAGCTCTTAAGAATACTGGCCAAGAACATACTAATTCTTCAGGAAAAGTTATTCCAGCCAAAAAAATGGGACCGCCTTGTACTGAAAAATGTTTATTCAGCTGTTCGAAAAGAATTTCTATTGAAGATCGACAAAAGCTTTTCGCAGGATATTGGGAACTAGGCTGTCTGACGAGGCAGCGAGATTATATTGCTTCGTGTATTACCACGCTCGCATCTGACTACCGACGACTAAAAACCAACCCTAAATTTGCAAGAAAACCTAATAGCTGTTTTCATTTACCTATAAATGGTGATAAGGTTCGTGTGTGTAAaacgtttttattaagtactttGGCCATTACTCCTAGATATTTACGCCACATCATTGACAAAAGAACAGCAACAGGAACCGTTCCACCCGATAGAAGAGGTACACTTACCAAAAAGAGAATAGATACTGAAATCCATGAATCCGTACGGTCACATATAAACTCCATACCAAGAATAGAAAGCCACTATCTAAGAGCCCAAACAACCCGCCAATACATAGATGGACAGTACACCGTTGCTGAACTACATCGTTTATATTGTGAAGACCGAAAAGCAAATGACAAACCTTGTGCATCCTATGATTTTTATAACAGAGTCTTCAACCACGAAttcaatttatctttttttactcCTAAGAAAGATCAATGTGACCAGTGCGTCTCTTATCATAATTTATCCAAGCCCGAACAATTGAAAAAAGAAGTTGAGTATAAGCTCcatttgaaagaaaaaacaCTAAGCCGAGAAGAAAAAGACGCAGATATGAAACTATTAAAAGAACTGGGACACAACAATTTAATTGTTGCAATATATGATTTACAGGCTGTATTGCCAGTACCTATTGGGAACTCAAGTGCTTTCTTCTATAAATCTAAATTGAACTGCTATAATTTTACA GTGACAGATTTCAAGGAGAAAAAGACTTCCTGTTTCTTTTGGCATGAAGGCTTAGGCAACCGTGGAGTTAATGAAATTGGCTCATGCGTTTACATTTTTCTGGAAGAATTAGCTCAGAAACATCCAAATTGTGACGTAATATTCTACTCAGATAATTGTTGTGGACAACAAAAAAACAA ATTTATGATTAACCTGTATTATTATGCAGTAAATAAACTGCAAATAAATTCCATTCAACATAAATTCCTCATTCGAGGGCATACACAAAGTGCGGCTGATAACGCCCATTCTGTTATAGAGAAAGCTGTAAAACGGGCCAAAAAATCTGGCCCCATTTACGTCCCAGCCCAGTATTGTCAACTGATAAGGTCAGCTAAAAAGACAGGTAATCCTTTctatttaaaagaaatgaatTTCACTGACTTTTATAACCTTAAGAGTCTGACCGAAGATATTAGTTTGAATTTAACCAAAGCAAAAAATGGACAAGCTATTAAAGTAACTGAAATAAGTCAGCTGAAGTTTATAAAAGAGAGCGATGTTTATTACTTCAAAACTTCATACGAGGGCAACTGGATTGAAGTCAATCGTACTCAAACAGTAACACGAAGCACAAGAGTCCAACAACCTCacgaagtaacattaaagcagGCTTATGAGAGTAAAATCCCCTTAACTGCTCGAAAGAAGGCAGATATACAAAACTTAATTGACACCAACATTATACCGAAAGTTTATGAAACTATTTACAAcacaatattttga
- the LOC123662781 gene encoding piggyBac transposable element-derived protein 3-like gives MASRSLGEDEITQYLFDYEASEDGFDGDDDSVADPSFIPDLESPFEEGPFETVEGSSIDGIIENLEHDVSTSQHLDTTEPSLKPGPSVRRQSKPKLNVRWKKKNLELNDHQIHFTGDETLPPEFLDLNSPIQFFFKLFPKELIEEIANQTNLYIVQKDPSMAFRVTETDIQQFIGLVYIMSLVHLPRVTKHWSGNLGTPLVQNTMPVNKFEKIRRFIHFNDNSKNVPRDHPNHDRIFKIRPVVKKLNDICQNVPYEKYLCIDEQICSTKARHNLKRYNPKKPNKWGYKIYVLSGVSGFAYKFEPETGAENKVEFTEPDLGAASNVVVRLSREIPRNKNYRLYFDNYFTSLSLLEYLSKQGILSLGTIRRNRIPDCKLPTDKEISKKERGYSVEYVGSVEGTEISTVAWKDNKVVTLASSFVGELPKSQVTRYDKVNKRYMTIDCPKIVGEYNRHMGGVDLIDSIMGRYKIKLRSKRWQVRMFYHFLDLVMSNAWLLYKRVHKIKNPQDNLLSSADFREEIATVLCKIGTKAVATRRNIEPEIQAKKRKGPAQYVPPTAVRQDQIGHWPVWAEKRIRCKYPNCVGVSQTICEKCGVALCYNKQNNCFKAFHTS, from the coding sequence ATGGCTTCCAGAAGCTTAGGGGAAGATGAAATTACGCAGTACCTCTTTGATTATGAGGCTAGTGAGGATGGATTTGATGGTGACGATGACAGCGTTGCGGACCCATCTTTTATTCCCGATCTGGAGTCCCCCTTTGAAGAGGGACCTTTTGAAACGGTTGAAGGATCGAGTATCGACGGAATTATTGAGAACCTTGAGCACGATGTAAGTACTTCTCAACACCTAGACACCACGGAACCTTCTCTTAAGCCAGGACCGTCGGTACGTCGTCAAAGCAAGCCTAAACTGAATGTACGCTGGAAAAAGAAGAACCTGGAACTAAATGACCACCAGATCCATTTTACGGGCGATGAAACCTTGCCACCAGAGTTTTTAGACCTCAATAGTCCTATCCAgttcttttttaaactttttcccAAAGAATTGATTGAAGAAATTGCCAATCAAACTAATCTGTATATTGTTCAGAAAGATCCGAGTATGGCTTTTCGTGTTACTGAAACTGATATACAACAATTTATCGGACTTGTATATATTATGTCGTTAGTACATCTTCCAAGGGTAACAAAGCATTGGAGTGGTAATTTAGGAACACCCCTGGTACAAAATACAATGCcagttaataaatttgaaaaaatcagGCGTTTCATACATTTCAATgataattcaaaaaatgttcCTCGCGATCATCCTAACCACGATCGAATTTTTAAGATTAGACCggtcgtaaaaaaattaaatgatatctGCCAAAATGTGCCATATGAAAAGTATCTTTGTATTGATGAGCAAATTTGCTCTACCAAAGCAAGACACAATTTGAAAAGATATAATCCTAAAAAGCCGAATAAATGGGGTTACAAAATCTATGTCCTAAGTGGTGTAAGTGGATTTGCATACAAATTTGAGCCGGAAACAGGAGCAGAAAATAAAGTTGAGTTTACTGAGCCTGATTTGGGTGCTGCATCAAATGTTGTTGTCAGACTTTCACGTGAAATAcctcgaaataaaaattaccgcTTATATTTCGACAATTATTTTACGTCTTTGTCACTCTTGGAATACCTGTCTAAACAAGGCATACTAAGTCTTGGTACCATCCGACGTAACCGAATACCAGACTGCAAACTGCCAACGGATAAAGAGATCTCAAAAAAAGAACGTGGCTACTCGGTGGAGTACGTTGGTAGCGTCGAAGGAACGGAGATATCCACAGTCGCCTGGAAAGACAATAAAGTTGTTACACTTGCATCAAGTTTTGTGGGTGAGCTACCCAAGTCACAAGTCACAAGGTACGACAAGGTGAATAAAAGATATATGACCATTGACTGCCCAAAGATAGTTGGGGAATATAATCGCCATATGGGCGGCGTCGATTTGATCGACAGCATAATGGgtcgatataaaataaaactacgaaGCAAAAGATGGCAGGTCCGGATGTTTTACCATTTTTTAGATCTTGTCATGTCCAATGCTTGGCTGTTATATAAAAGAGTACACAAAATAAAGAACCCACAAGACAATCTGTTATCGTCAGCAGATTTTCGCGAAGAGATCGCTACGGTGCTCTGCAAAATTGGGACAAAAGCAGTTGCAACAAGGAGAAATATTGAACCTGAAATCCAGGCAAAAAAACGTAAGGGTCCAGCCCAATATGTCCCTCCAACAGCTGTGCGACAGGACCAAATTGGGCACTGGCCTGTATGGGCCGAAAAAAGGATTCGCTGCAAGTATCCGAACTGTGTTGGCGTATCACAAACCATTTGTGAAAAGTGTGGCGTAGCATTGTGCTACAATAAGCAGAATAACTGCTTTAAAGCATTTCATACGTCCTAG